The proteins below are encoded in one region of Pseudonocardia sp. DSM 110487:
- a CDS encoding CdaR family transcriptional regulator, which translates to MDTTLRRLLAAIGEPLVEVAAAPSGLDVLLTGLAIVDPDDEPDSYPGQLVLVIGVRGRAATAALRAAARRGAAAVAVKAGGPADVLRAAATDAGAALLLVRPDVRWERLESLARDVLHEGGAAGDDGSGDLYSLAQTVALLTRGVVSIEDTASRVLAYSRSDADAAQVDELRRLSILGRQGPADYLRMLREWGVFNRLRDGEDVVRVDEHAELGIRRRLAIGIHAGHRQLGTIWVQEGAEPFAERAAEVLVGAARVAAGHLVRRRSQQAPGGRWERDLVAGLLDERASPDLVAGTFGLNEDAGALVVAFAMRDGDAASQELVVAELLEVVSVHAAAHRRAALCAAVGGRVYAVLPEVRGTDGALALCTEVVAAARRRSDIRVQAGIGSPAARLAGVPSSRREADRVLDAMGEAQDVAVFGEIRAEVLLTQTLGLLAANPDLRDPGVARLVAYDREHRTDLVGSVVAWLDAMGDVRAAAERLTVHPNTLRYRVRRATAIAGLRLDDPRARLVHHLQLLAAGRHS; encoded by the coding sequence ATGGACACCACGCTCCGCCGGCTCCTCGCCGCCATCGGCGAGCCGCTGGTGGAGGTGGCCGCCGCGCCGTCTGGCCTGGACGTCCTGCTCACCGGGCTCGCGATCGTCGACCCCGACGACGAACCGGACAGCTACCCCGGACAGCTGGTGCTGGTCATCGGGGTACGGGGGCGGGCCGCGACGGCCGCGCTGCGCGCCGCGGCCCGGCGGGGAGCGGCTGCCGTGGCGGTGAAGGCGGGCGGCCCGGCGGACGTGCTGCGGGCCGCCGCCACCGACGCGGGCGCCGCGCTCCTGCTCGTGCGCCCGGACGTGCGCTGGGAGCGCCTCGAGTCGCTCGCGCGCGACGTCCTTCACGAGGGCGGCGCCGCAGGGGACGACGGTTCCGGGGACCTGTACTCGCTCGCCCAGACGGTCGCCCTGCTCACCCGCGGTGTCGTCAGCATCGAGGACACCGCGAGCCGGGTGCTCGCCTACTCCCGCTCCGATGCCGACGCGGCGCAGGTCGACGAGCTGCGCAGGCTCTCCATCCTCGGCCGCCAAGGCCCCGCGGACTACCTGCGGATGCTGCGCGAGTGGGGCGTCTTCAACCGGCTGCGGGACGGCGAAGATGTCGTGCGCGTCGACGAGCACGCCGAGCTGGGCATCCGACGCAGGCTCGCGATCGGGATCCATGCCGGTCACCGCCAGCTCGGCACGATCTGGGTGCAGGAGGGTGCGGAGCCGTTCGCCGAGCGCGCCGCCGAGGTGCTGGTCGGCGCCGCCCGGGTGGCAGCGGGCCACCTCGTGCGCAGGCGCAGCCAGCAGGCGCCCGGCGGGCGGTGGGAGCGGGACCTGGTCGCTGGGCTGCTCGACGAGCGGGCGAGCCCGGACCTGGTGGCCGGCACGTTCGGGTTGAACGAGGACGCGGGCGCGCTGGTCGTCGCGTTCGCCATGCGCGATGGCGACGCCGCCTCCCAGGAACTGGTCGTCGCCGAGCTCCTCGAGGTGGTCTCCGTGCACGCCGCGGCGCACCGGCGGGCCGCACTCTGCGCGGCGGTCGGGGGGCGCGTGTACGCGGTCCTGCCGGAGGTACGCGGGACCGACGGGGCGCTGGCCCTGTGCACCGAGGTCGTGGCGGCCGCACGGCGTCGCAGCGACATCCGGGTCCAGGCGGGAATCGGGTCGCCCGCGGCGCGGCTCGCCGGCGTCCCGAGCTCCCGGCGTGAGGCCGACCGGGTGCTCGACGCCATGGGCGAGGCCCAGGACGTGGCGGTGTTCGGCGAGATCCGCGCCGAGGTGCTGCTCACCCAGACCCTCGGATTGCTGGCGGCGAACCCCGACCTGCGCGACCCCGGCGTCGCCCGGCTCGTGGCCTACGACCGAGAGCACCGGACCGACCTCGTCGGCTCGGTGGTGGCGTGGCTCGACGCGATGGGCGACGTGCGTGCGGCGGCGGAACGACTCACCGTGCACCCCAACACGCTGCGCTACCGGGTCCGGCGGGCCACGGCGATCGCCGGACTCCGGCTGGACGATCCCCGGGCCCGGCTGGTGCACCACCTGCAACTGCTGGCAGCTGGACGCCATTCATAG
- a CDS encoding DUF397 domain-containing protein, protein MEEGTPGNLVWIKASRSYGIGECVELAADGDVIRLRDSKDPAVHLRFTRAEIAAFLEGARHGEFDHLS, encoded by the coding sequence GTGGAAGAGGGCACTCCCGGGAATCTCGTGTGGATCAAGGCGAGCCGGAGCTACGGCATAGGCGAGTGTGTAGAGCTTGCCGCCGACGGCGACGTGATCCGCCTCCGCGACAGCAAAGACCCGGCGGTGCACCTGCGTTTTACCCGGGCGGAGATAGCTGCGTTCCTTGAGGGCGCCCGACACGGAGAGTTCGACCACCTCAGCTGA
- a CDS encoding helix-turn-helix transcriptional regulator encodes MTAGPTPVTSRRELAKLLRELRAGHGLPLEEVCSATGISASFLSRVERGQRGLGDANAQRLCDVYKVPLATRARVRQLASLGREGSWWDDKLIPRPIREYIGVEQAATSIASYGSIIPGLFQTRAYVEAAMASTQFEADTGVRNTATEQRLRRQDVLNRADPPWVHTLLDESVLHRVTGGVAAFREQLEVLQHAGERPRVTIQVIPFQAGAHPGVDSRFVIVSTSEDHTPELVHVEGLSGFRNFEKPEDLGHYARAFRILSAVALTPSETRDLLTATIARLDRGQ; translated from the coding sequence ATGACGGCAGGCCCAACGCCGGTCACCAGCCGGCGAGAGCTCGCGAAGCTCCTGCGGGAGCTCCGCGCTGGGCATGGACTCCCCCTCGAGGAGGTCTGTAGCGCGACCGGGATCAGCGCGAGCTTCCTCTCCCGGGTCGAACGCGGTCAGCGCGGTCTGGGCGACGCCAACGCGCAGCGTCTCTGCGACGTCTACAAGGTCCCCCTCGCGACCCGGGCTCGGGTGAGGCAACTTGCCTCGCTGGGCCGCGAAGGCTCATGGTGGGACGACAAGCTCATTCCTCGCCCGATTCGCGAGTACATCGGAGTCGAGCAGGCCGCCACGTCCATCGCGTCCTACGGATCGATCATTCCTGGCTTGTTCCAGACGAGGGCCTATGTCGAGGCGGCGATGGCGAGTACCCAGTTCGAAGCTGATACCGGCGTTCGGAACACGGCGACCGAGCAACGGCTCCGGCGACAGGACGTCCTCAACAGGGCCGATCCGCCGTGGGTGCACACCCTTCTGGACGAGTCCGTGCTCCACCGAGTGACGGGCGGTGTTGCCGCCTTTCGTGAACAACTCGAAGTCCTGCAACACGCAGGCGAGCGCCCGCGCGTCACCATCCAGGTAATCCCCTTCCAGGCCGGTGCGCATCCCGGCGTGGACAGCCGGTTCGTCATCGTCAGCACGAGCGAGGACCACACTCCAGAACTCGTCCATGTGGAGGGATTGTCCGGGTTCCGCAACTTCGAAAAGCCCGAGGACCTCGGACATTACGCGCGCGCATTCCGCATCCTCTCCGCAGTTGCGCTGACGCCTTCCGAGACGCGCGACCTGCTTACGGCCACGATCGCCCGCCTCGATCGCGGCCAGTGA
- a CDS encoding proline dehydrogenase family protein: MLRSTLLAAARSGAVRAAVEAGPFDPLVDRFIAGTTVDAAIVVSRAIAADRLVTIDHLGEDTTDRVRADANVSAYRTLLRRLGDEGLADRVEVSVKLSAFGQRLPKDGEKIALESARQVCEAAAAVGTTVTVDMEDHTTTDATLTTVGDLRLDFPWVGAVLQSHLRRTEGDCRDLAGPGSRVRLCKGAYDEPESVAYRSTAEVDLSYVRCLKILMAGQGLPMVATHDPRLVAIARHLAQRCGRSVGDYELQMLYGVRPHAQTDLAARGLRVRVYLPYGTEWFGYFMRRLAERPANLAFFARSLLTRG, encoded by the coding sequence ATGCTCCGCAGCACCCTGCTGGCGGCGGCCCGGTCGGGCGCCGTGCGCGCGGCCGTTGAGGCCGGGCCGTTCGATCCGCTGGTCGATCGCTTCATCGCCGGCACGACGGTCGACGCGGCGATCGTCGTGTCGCGCGCGATCGCGGCCGACCGGCTCGTCACGATCGACCATCTCGGCGAGGACACCACGGACCGCGTGCGGGCCGACGCGAACGTCTCCGCCTACCGGACGCTCCTGCGGCGGCTCGGGGACGAGGGGCTCGCCGACCGCGTCGAGGTGTCGGTCAAGCTCTCGGCTTTCGGGCAGCGGCTGCCGAAGGACGGCGAGAAGATCGCGCTGGAGTCGGCGCGGCAGGTGTGCGAGGCGGCGGCCGCCGTGGGCACCACCGTCACCGTCGACATGGAGGACCACACCACCACCGACGCGACGCTGACCACCGTGGGCGACCTGCGCCTGGACTTCCCGTGGGTGGGGGCGGTGCTGCAGTCGCACCTGCGCCGCACCGAGGGCGACTGCCGGGATCTGGCCGGGCCCGGCTCGCGCGTGCGACTGTGCAAGGGCGCCTACGACGAGCCGGAGTCGGTGGCGTACCGGAGCACCGCGGAGGTCGACCTGTCGTACGTCCGGTGCCTCAAGATCCTGATGGCCGGGCAGGGCCTGCCGATGGTGGCGACGCACGACCCGCGCCTGGTCGCGATCGCCCGCCACCTCGCGCAGCGGTGCGGGCGCTCGGTCGGCGACTACGAGCTGCAGATGCTCTACGGCGTGCGCCCGCACGCGCAGACCGACCTGGCGGCGCGCGGGCTGCGGGTGCGCGTCTACCTGCCCTACGGCACGGAATGGTTCGGCTATTTCATGCGCCGGCTCGCGGAGCGGCCGGCGAACTTGGCGTTCTTCGCACGGTCACTGCTGACCCGAGGCTGA